Proteins encoded in a region of the Clostridium beijerinckii genome:
- a CDS encoding xylose ABC transporter ATP-binding protein yields the protein MSEYILEMRDIVKEFFGVKALDGVTLKVKKGEIHALCGENGAGKSTLMKVLSGEHPAGSYSGKIIFEGKELNQTSIKDSESVGIAIIHQELALIKQLSIAENIFLGNEIGARGLVNFSEQLNKTNELLNRVKLNVNPLTRAGDLGIGHQQLVEIAKALSKNAKLLILDEPSASLSEGEVEVLMGILDDLRRDGVTCIYISHKLNEVTRICDNVTVIRDGSTIGQVPISEIDQDKLVQMMVGREMKNLFPREEHKIGEEFFEIKNFNVLDPFNKNIKRVKNASFTLRRGEILGISGLVGSGRTEMVASIYGSFQGQKSGEIYFEGKKIDIKNPNDALSKGIAMVPEDRKKDGIIAGMSVAKNMTMSNLVKYKRPLNVIDKDKEMMDVLKFIDEIKIKTASTELAIKNLSGGNQQKVILAKNLLAEPKILILDEPTRGIDVGAKYEIYKLIFKLAKQGISIIMVSSELPEVLGISDRVLVMNEGEIKASLENNGLTQEMIMNYSVGKKNEEVSESYSEETKTSVGGI from the coding sequence ATGAGTGAGTATATTTTAGAAATGAGAGATATAGTCAAAGAATTCTTTGGAGTAAAGGCATTAGATGGAGTAACTTTAAAAGTTAAAAAAGGAGAAATCCATGCTCTTTGTGGTGAAAATGGAGCGGGAAAATCCACACTGATGAAAGTTTTGAGCGGAGAGCATCCTGCTGGGTCTTACTCTGGAAAAATAATTTTTGAAGGAAAAGAATTAAATCAGACAAGTATAAAAGATTCTGAAAGCGTTGGTATTGCAATTATTCATCAGGAATTAGCACTTATAAAACAATTATCTATAGCAGAAAATATTTTTTTAGGAAATGAAATTGGCGCACGTGGACTAGTAAATTTTAGTGAACAGTTAAATAAGACAAATGAATTATTAAATAGGGTTAAGCTGAATGTTAATCCGCTTACTAGAGCGGGGGATCTTGGAATTGGACATCAGCAATTAGTTGAAATTGCAAAAGCTCTATCTAAAAATGCAAAACTATTGATTCTTGACGAACCTTCTGCCTCTTTAAGCGAAGGTGAAGTAGAAGTGTTAATGGGAATATTAGATGATTTAAGAAGAGATGGAGTAACATGTATTTATATTTCTCACAAACTTAATGAGGTTACAAGAATATGTGACAATGTTACTGTAATTAGAGATGGCTCAACAATAGGACAAGTTCCTATTAGTGAGATAGATCAAGATAAGCTAGTACAAATGATGGTTGGAAGAGAAATGAAAAATCTATTTCCTAGAGAAGAACATAAAATAGGCGAAGAATTTTTTGAGATAAAGAATTTTAACGTTTTAGATCCATTTAATAAGAACATAAAAAGAGTAAAAAATGCGAGTTTTACCTTAAGACGTGGGGAGATACTTGGAATTTCAGGCTTAGTAGGTTCAGGTAGAACAGAAATGGTTGCAAGCATATATGGAAGTTTCCAAGGTCAAAAGAGCGGTGAAATATATTTTGAGGGTAAAAAAATTGACATAAAAAATCCAAATGATGCTTTAAGCAAAGGAATAGCTATGGTTCCAGAGGATAGAAAAAAAGATGGAATAATTGCGGGTATGAGTGTAGCTAAAAATATGACAATGAGTAATTTAGTGAAATATAAAAGGCCATTAAACGTAATAGATAAAGATAAGGAAATGATGGATGTTTTAAAATTTATTGATGAAATAAAAATAAAGACTGCATCAACTGAATTAGCAATAAAAAATCTAAGTGGTGGAAATCAACAAAAAGTAATACTAGCAAAAAATCTTCTTGCTGAACCTAAAATATTAATATTAGATGAACCTACTAGAGGAATTGATGTTGGAGCTAAGTATGAAATTTATAAGTTAATATTTAAGCTAGCTAAACAAGGAATATCTATAATAATGGTTTCATCAGAACTTCCAGAAGTACTTGGAATTAGTGATAGGGTTCTAGTAATGAATGAAGGGGAAATAAAGGCAAGTCTTGAGAATAATGGGTTAACTCAGGAAATGATTATGAATTATTCTGTAGGAAAGAAAAATGAAGAAGTTAGTGAGAGTTATAGCGAAGAAACTAAAACTTCTGTAGGAGGAATATAA
- a CDS encoding sugar ABC transporter permease has product MQLSKSTSSEKEKKLGLGVIFKSKMAAILIATAAIWVLFTFLTDGNFLTTRNLSNLFRQMSITGVLAIGMVFVIILGEIDLSAGSTLGLLGGIAAILNVWFGFSAIPTVVITLILGVIMGAWNGYWIAFRNVPSFIVTLASMLVFRGVLIGITGGNTVAPLTADFKAIGQAYLPTVVGYILVVIAIVGSAYLILGNRKNKIKYNIEVRPMALDVLTIVGIGVISLVLVLILNDYQGFPIPVFIMLLLALILAFVGTKTIFGRRIYGIGGNRDAARLSGINVKKHIIVIYSVLGLLCAVAGILLTTRLNAGSVSAGQNAEMDAIASCVIGGASLAGGSGTVAGALVGALVMASIDNGMSMMNTPTFWQYIVKGLILLIAVWMDISSKNKK; this is encoded by the coding sequence ATGCAATTAAGTAAAAGTACAAGTTCAGAAAAAGAAAAGAAATTAGGTTTAGGCGTTATATTTAAATCTAAGATGGCAGCAATATTAATAGCAACAGCAGCAATATGGGTTTTGTTCACGTTTTTAACAGATGGAAATTTTTTAACAACAAGAAATTTATCAAATTTATTTAGACAAATGTCAATTACTGGTGTACTTGCAATAGGTATGGTTTTTGTAATCATTTTAGGTGAGATAGATCTTTCGGCAGGATCAACTTTAGGTTTACTTGGAGGAATTGCAGCGATATTAAATGTTTGGTTTGGTTTTTCAGCTATCCCAACAGTAGTAATAACATTAATACTTGGAGTTATTATGGGAGCTTGGAATGGATATTGGATAGCATTTAGAAATGTTCCATCATTTATAGTTACTTTAGCAAGTATGCTTGTTTTTAGAGGTGTATTAATAGGAATTACAGGTGGTAATACTGTTGCACCATTAACAGCAGATTTCAAAGCTATAGGACAAGCATATTTACCAACAGTTGTAGGTTATATATTAGTAGTGATAGCAATTGTAGGTTCAGCATATTTAATATTAGGAAATAGAAAAAATAAGATTAAATATAATATTGAAGTTAGACCAATGGCTTTAGATGTACTTACAATAGTAGGAATTGGTGTTATATCATTAGTGCTAGTACTAATTCTTAATGACTATCAAGGATTTCCTATACCAGTTTTCATAATGCTACTTTTAGCTTTAATCCTAGCATTTGTAGGAACAAAGACTATATTTGGTAGAAGAATATATGGAATTGGTGGAAATAGAGATGCAGCAAGATTATCAGGTATAAACGTAAAGAAACATATTATTGTTATATATTCAGTACTTGGATTACTTTGTGCAGTTGCCGGAATATTACTTACAACAAGATTAAATGCAGGATCAGTTTCAGCAGGTCAAAACGCAGAAATGGATGCAATTGCATCATGCGTTATTGGAGGAGCAAGTTTAGCAGGTGGTAGTGGTACAGTTGCTGGAGCATTAGTTGGTGCACTTGTAATGGCTAGTATAGATAACGGTATGAGTATGATGAATACCCCAACATTCTGGCAATACATCGTTAAAGGTTTAATATTACTAATAGCAGTATGGATGGATATATCATCTAAAAACAAGAAATAA
- the xylA gene encoding xylose isomerase codes for MREYFENVSKINYEGANSKNPYSFKYYNPDEIIGDKAMKEHLRFALSYWHTLTATGADPFGVGTMIRPWDSETNEMDLAKARMEAAFELMDKLNIEYFCFHDRDIAPEGKTLQETNKNLDEIVELCKSLMKKYNKKLLWGTANCFTNPRYVHGAGTSCNADVFAYAAAQIKKAIEITKELNGENYVFWGGREGYETLLNTDMGLELDNFARLLQMAVDYAKEIGFTGQFLIEPKPKEPTKHQYDFDTATVLGFLKNYNLDKYFKVNIEANHATLAQHTFQHELHFARINNFLGSIDANQGDPLLGWDTDQFPTNIYDATLAMYEILKNGGLAPGGVNFDSKVRRASFEKEDLFLAYIAGMDTFAKGLRVAYKLLENGDLEDFIKEKYSSFTQGIGKEIVEGKVGFKELEAYALNNNPIINKSGRQELLESIVNQYIFEDHK; via the coding sequence ATGAGAGAATACTTTGAAAATGTTTCAAAAATAAATTACGAGGGGGCAAATTCTAAAAATCCATATTCATTTAAATATTATAATCCAGACGAAATTATTGGGGATAAAGCAATGAAAGAACATCTAAGATTTGCTTTATCTTATTGGCACACATTAACAGCTACTGGAGCAGATCCATTTGGTGTAGGGACTATGATTCGTCCATGGGATAGCGAAACAAATGAAATGGATTTGGCTAAAGCAAGAATGGAAGCAGCATTTGAATTAATGGATAAGCTAAACATAGAATATTTTTGCTTCCATGATAGAGATATAGCACCAGAAGGAAAAACATTACAAGAAACTAATAAAAATTTAGATGAGATAGTTGAGTTGTGTAAAAGTTTAATGAAAAAGTATAATAAGAAACTTTTATGGGGAACAGCAAACTGTTTTACTAATCCAAGGTATGTTCATGGTGCAGGTACTAGCTGCAATGCGGATGTATTTGCTTATGCAGCAGCACAAATTAAAAAAGCAATTGAAATAACAAAAGAATTAAATGGAGAAAACTATGTTTTTTGGGGTGGACGTGAAGGATATGAAACTCTATTAAACACAGATATGGGCTTAGAATTAGACAACTTTGCTAGATTACTTCAAATGGCTGTTGATTATGCAAAAGAAATAGGATTTACAGGACAATTTTTAATAGAGCCAAAGCCAAAGGAACCAACAAAGCACCAATATGATTTTGATACAGCAACAGTTTTAGGATTCCTTAAAAATTATAACCTAGATAAGTATTTTAAAGTTAACATCGAAGCAAATCATGCTACTTTGGCACAACACACATTCCAACATGAACTTCATTTTGCAAGAATCAATAATTTCTTAGGAAGCATAGATGCTAACCAAGGAGATCCGTTACTTGGATGGGATACAGATCAGTTCCCAACAAATATATATGATGCTACATTAGCTATGTATGAAATCCTTAAAAATGGAGGACTTGCACCAGGTGGTGTTAACTTTGATTCTAAAGTTAGAAGAGCATCATTTGAAAAAGAAGATTTATTCCTGGCTTATATAGCTGGAATGGATACATTTGCTAAAGGATTGAGAGTAGCTTATAAACTTTTAGAAAATGGTGATTTAGAAGACTTTATAAAAGAAAAATATTCAAGCTTTACACAGGGAATCGGTAAAGAAATTGTTGAAGGAAAAGTTGGTTTTAAAGAATTAGAAGCATATGCGTTAAACAACAACCCTATAATAAATAAATCTGGAAGACAAGAGTTGTTAGAATCTATAGTTAATCAATATATATTTGAGGATCATAAATAA
- the xylB gene encoding xylulokinase, with amino-acid sequence MRYLLGLDIGTSGTKTALFDENGTTIKTATYGYDLFQPQVGWAEQDPEDWWQACVKGIKDVIEKSGVQASDIKGIGLSGQMHGLVMVDKDLNVIRNSIIWCDQRTEKECDYMTEVIGKERLIKITGNPALTGFTLSKLLWVRNNEPENYNKIYKILLPKDYIRLKLTNVFATEVSDASGMQMLDINTRNWSEELLNELNIDKNILADVYESVVVSGKVTEEVAKLTNLAVDTPVVGGAGDQAAGAIGNGIVREGIISTTIGTSGVVFAATDTPRFDKEGRVHTLCHAVPGKWHIMGVTQGAGLSLNWFKRTFCAKEVEESEKLGRDIYDLLTEKAAKSKPGSNGIVYLPYLMGERTPHIDPNVKGAFLGVSLINNHDDFVRSILEGVSFSLKNCLDLIEDMNVNIDEIRVSGGGAESAVWRQILADIFQYSLTTVKASEGGALGVAILAGVGAGIYDSVEDACDRIVKGNKKVSPNEELREVYSKVYETYNSAYPRIKDI; translated from the coding sequence ATGAGATATTTATTAGGATTGGATATTGGAACATCAGGAACAAAGACAGCTCTTTTTGATGAAAATGGAACTACAATAAAAACTGCAACTTATGGATATGATTTATTCCAACCACAAGTAGGATGGGCAGAACAAGATCCAGAAGATTGGTGGCAGGCATGTGTAAAAGGAATAAAAGATGTTATTGAAAAAAGTGGTGTACAAGCTTCTGATATTAAAGGTATTGGATTAAGTGGCCAAATGCATGGGCTTGTTATGGTAGATAAAGATCTTAATGTAATTAGAAATTCTATAATCTGGTGTGATCAAAGAACAGAAAAAGAATGTGATTACATGACAGAAGTAATCGGAAAAGAAAGACTAATTAAGATCACTGGTAATCCTGCATTAACTGGATTTACTCTTTCAAAATTATTGTGGGTTAGAAATAATGAACCAGAAAACTATAATAAAATTTACAAAATACTTCTTCCAAAAGATTATATTAGACTTAAATTGACTAATGTTTTTGCAACAGAAGTTTCAGATGCTAGTGGTATGCAAATGTTAGATATAAATACTAGAAATTGGAGCGAAGAATTACTTAATGAGTTAAATATAGATAAAAACATATTAGCAGATGTTTATGAATCAGTAGTTGTTAGTGGAAAGGTTACAGAGGAAGTTGCAAAATTAACAAACTTAGCAGTAGATACACCAGTTGTTGGTGGTGCTGGAGACCAAGCAGCAGGAGCAATAGGAAATGGAATAGTAAGAGAAGGAATAATATCAACAACAATAGGTACTTCAGGAGTAGTATTTGCAGCAACTGATACACCTAGATTTGATAAAGAAGGAAGAGTTCATACTTTGTGTCATGCAGTACCAGGTAAGTGGCATATAATGGGTGTTACTCAAGGAGCTGGTTTATCATTGAACTGGTTTAAAAGAACATTCTGCGCTAAAGAAGTTGAAGAAAGCGAAAAATTAGGAAGAGATATCTATGATTTATTAACTGAAAAAGCAGCAAAATCAAAACCTGGTTCTAATGGTATTGTTTACTTACCATATCTTATGGGAGAAAGAACACCTCATATAGACCCTAATGTAAAAGGTGCATTTTTAGGAGTATCACTAATAAATAACCATGATGATTTTGTACGTAGTATATTAGAAGGTGTTAGCTTTAGTTTGAAAAACTGCCTTGATTTAATCGAAGACATGAATGTAAACATTGATGAGATAAGAGTAAGTGGCGGTGGAGCAGAAAGTGCTGTATGGAGACAAATATTAGCTGATATTTTCCAATATTCATTAACTACAGTTAAAGCATCTGAAGGTGGTGCACTTGGGGTTGCAATATTAGCAGGGGTTGGAGCAGGAATCTATGATTCTGTAGAAGATGCTTGTGATAGAATAGTAAAAGGAAACAAGAAAGTTTCTCCAAATGAAGAATTAAGAGAAGTATACTCAAAAGTATATGAAACATATAATTCAGCTTATCCAAGAATAAAAGATATTTAA
- a CDS encoding ROK family transcriptional regulator has protein sequence MIEVNHSKIKETNRKKIIALLLKKNEITKLDISRLLDISITTVSTNITELKSEGIVEDVRSLESTGGRKAIAIKLNENCRYSIGVALTPNHIKISLVNIKKNVIESMRVRHNNDGIENIVNLLNENIDLLMKKYNLCSANLLGIGISLPGTVDFKEGIIKYSYLLGAKDFNLKEKFEYLDIPVYVDNEANLSAYYEFLNKRDILRNLLYVSITEGLGLGIIINGKIYRGDNNSSGELGHTKIAIDGKKCKCGARGCLEAYASMNSLIDDYNEANSSNISDIDEFEERYNQNDKDAHDVLNDYLKTLSLGLSNLVMIFDPSSIVIGGDINNLLNDKIDMLKKDVYKDNLFTNENNCSISIASFKESYLLGAAMMPIEEFLEIK, from the coding sequence TTGATAGAAGTAAATCACAGTAAAATAAAAGAAACTAACAGAAAAAAGATAATAGCATTATTATTAAAGAAAAATGAGATCACCAAATTAGATATATCTAGATTATTAGATATAAGTATAACAACAGTTTCTACAAATATTACAGAATTGAAAAGCGAAGGTATTGTAGAAGATGTAAGGTCTTTGGAATCTACAGGAGGAAGAAAAGCAATTGCTATTAAGTTGAATGAAAACTGTAGATATTCAATTGGAGTGGCACTAACACCGAATCATATAAAGATATCATTAGTAAATATAAAGAAAAACGTTATTGAAAGTATGCGAGTTAGACATAATAATGATGGAATAGAGAACATAGTAAATTTACTTAATGAAAATATAGATTTGTTAATGAAGAAATATAATTTATGTTCAGCAAATTTATTAGGAATAGGGATTTCATTACCTGGAACTGTAGATTTTAAAGAAGGCATAATAAAGTATTCATATTTGTTAGGAGCTAAAGATTTCAATTTAAAGGAAAAGTTCGAATACTTAGACATTCCAGTATATGTAGATAATGAAGCAAATTTATCTGCTTACTACGAGTTTTTAAATAAAAGAGATATACTAAGAAATCTATTATACGTATCAATAACAGAGGGGTTAGGCCTCGGTATAATAATAAATGGAAAAATTTACAGAGGTGACAATAACTCATCAGGTGAATTAGGTCATACTAAGATAGCAATTGATGGGAAAAAGTGTAAGTGTGGAGCTAGAGGCTGCTTAGAAGCATATGCGTCTATGAATTCTCTGATTGATGATTATAACGAAGCTAATAGTTCAAATATTAGTGACATTGATGAATTTGAAGAAAGATATAATCAAAATGATAAAGATGCTCATGATGTATTAAATGATTATTTAAAAACATTATCTTTAGGCTTATCGAATTTGGTTATGATATTTGATCCTAGCAGCATAGTAATAGGTGGAGATATAAATAACTTACTTAATGATAAGATAGATATGCTAAAAAAAGATGTTTATAAAGATAATTTATTTACAAATGAAAATAATTGCAGTATAAGTATTGCAAGCTTTAAAGAATCTTATCTACTAGGAGCTGCTATGATGCCTATAGAAGAATTCTTAGAAATTAAATAA